The following coding sequences are from one Myxococcus guangdongensis window:
- a CDS encoding RNA polymerase sigma factor, producing MTSPEKHRAIEAVWRIESARLIAGLTRMVRDVGLAEELAQDALVAAMERWPDSGIPDNPGAWLMATAKRRAIDELRRGKRVERKHEELGHELESDQAHGQPDLDTALDNDVGDDLLRLMFIACHPILSTEARVALTLRLLGGLTTEEIARAFLVPGPTVAQRIVRAKRTLAEEKVPFELPHGEELAARLSSVLEVIYLVFNEGYSATAGDDWMRPELCADALRLGRILAELAPLEPEVHGLVALMEIQASRSRARVGPSGEPVLLLEQNRGLWDPLLIRRGLAALERAEKLGGAQGPYALQAALAACHARARKAEETDWARIASLYGVLVRLSPSPVVELNRAVALSMAYGPAAGLAVVDTLTSEPTLAHYHLLPSVRGDLLRKLGRFDEARKEFERAASLTRNAREQALLLERAQDCTRGRA from the coding sequence GTGACGTCCCCCGAGAAACACCGCGCCATCGAAGCCGTGTGGCGGATTGAATCCGCGCGACTCATCGCCGGCCTGACGCGCATGGTGCGCGACGTCGGGCTCGCGGAGGAGCTGGCGCAGGACGCCCTGGTCGCGGCGATGGAGCGCTGGCCCGACAGCGGCATCCCGGACAACCCGGGCGCTTGGTTGATGGCGACCGCCAAGCGCCGCGCCATCGACGAGCTGCGTCGGGGCAAGCGCGTCGAGCGCAAGCACGAGGAGCTGGGGCACGAGCTGGAGTCGGACCAGGCCCACGGGCAACCGGACCTGGACACGGCGCTCGACAACGACGTGGGCGATGACCTGCTGCGGCTGATGTTCATCGCCTGCCATCCCATCCTCTCCACGGAGGCGCGCGTCGCGCTCACGCTCCGGCTGCTCGGTGGACTGACGACGGAGGAGATTGCCCGCGCGTTCCTGGTGCCCGGTCCCACCGTCGCGCAGCGCATCGTCCGCGCCAAGCGCACGCTGGCCGAGGAGAAGGTGCCCTTCGAGCTGCCTCATGGCGAGGAACTCGCGGCGCGGCTGTCGTCGGTGCTGGAGGTCATCTACCTCGTCTTCAACGAGGGTTACTCCGCGACGGCGGGCGATGACTGGATGCGGCCGGAGCTGTGCGCGGACGCGCTGCGGCTGGGGCGCATCCTCGCCGAGCTCGCGCCCCTGGAGCCGGAGGTGCACGGCCTGGTCGCGCTGATGGAGATTCAAGCGTCGCGCTCGCGGGCGCGCGTGGGTCCTTCCGGGGAGCCGGTGCTGCTGCTCGAGCAGAACCGGGGCCTGTGGGACCCGTTGCTGATTCGCCGAGGGCTCGCGGCGCTGGAGCGCGCGGAGAAGCTGGGCGGGGCGCAGGGGCCCTACGCGCTGCAGGCCGCGCTCGCCGCCTGTCACGCGCGGGCGCGCAAGGCGGAGGAGACCGACTGGGCGCGCATCGCGTCGCTGTATGGCGTGCTGGTGCGGCTGTCGCCCTCGCCCGTGGTGGAGCTCAACCGCGCGGTGGCGCTGTCCATGGCCTATGGCCCCGCGGCGGGGCTGGCGGTGGTGGACACGCTCACGTCGGAGCCCACGCTCGCGCACTACCACCTGCTGCCGAGCGTGCGCGGGGATTTGCTGCGCAAGCTGGGGCGCTTCGACGAGGCGCGCAAGGAGTTCGAGCGGGCGGCCTCGCTCACCCGGAACGCCCGCGAGCAGGCGCTGCTCCTCGAGCGCGCCCAGGACTGCACCCGCGGCAGGGCGTGA
- a CDS encoding DUF2277 domain-containing protein, which produces MCRNIKPLFNFTPPSTDDDIRAAALQFVRKIAGTRKPSKQNTDAFDVAVEEIYQSSKRMLDGLVATTPPRDRVRFEALKRLRYKKAADAG; this is translated from the coding sequence ATGTGCCGGAACATCAAGCCCCTCTTCAACTTCACCCCGCCCTCCACGGATGACGACATCCGCGCGGCGGCGCTCCAATTCGTCCGGAAGATCGCCGGGACTCGCAAGCCGTCGAAGCAGAACACGGACGCGTTCGACGTCGCCGTCGAGGAGATCTACCAGAGCTCGAAGCGGATGCTGGACGGGCTGGTGGCCACGACACCGCCGAGAGACAGGGTGCGGTTCGAGGCACTCAAGCGCCTGCGCTACAAGAAGGCCGCCGACGCGGGCTGA
- a CDS encoding glycoside hydrolase family 43 protein translates to MKRSPWWSVVGCLSSVLSFGAGCGAEAPQDTQAPEQSTAALACSTRITYGDRWIHPANHPNPYDVASDLVTWDGVCVNEGTNSYAVLSNGWKPYFTGNNACVLALDTDCPGASACATRVTYGAAWIHPANHPAQHDDTGGRVFWDRACVNAPPNSYAVLSNGWGPYFTGANACGISLRYTGCGGLYQNPVVPTDCADPGVIHDGTRYVAACTSGGAASAFPLRVSTDLVTWTSAGSIFPSGTRPSWATGDFWAPEIHRVGGRFIAYYTARHSSGKLAIGAATASSALGPFTDLGRPLILDAGMGMIDATFFADAAGTGYLVWKADGNAVGQPTPIYGQALSADGLSLVGTRRTLITNDLGWEGGVVEAPWVVARGGYYYLFYSGNAYYNSTYAVGVARATSPLGPYTKAGAPILATGGGWVGPGHNSVVNGPGGDTYMVYHAWNAAHTARVMLVDAITWPNGWPAVPEAPSAGSRPQP, encoded by the coding sequence ATGAAGCGGTCCCCGTGGTGGTCCGTCGTTGGCTGTCTCTCCTCCGTCCTGTCCTTCGGCGCGGGCTGTGGCGCCGAAGCCCCCCAGGACACCCAGGCCCCGGAGCAATCCACCGCGGCCCTGGCGTGCTCCACGCGCATCACCTACGGCGACCGCTGGATTCATCCCGCCAACCACCCGAACCCGTACGACGTGGCCTCGGACCTGGTGACGTGGGATGGCGTCTGCGTCAACGAGGGCACCAACTCCTACGCGGTGCTCTCCAACGGCTGGAAGCCGTACTTCACCGGCAACAACGCCTGTGTGCTCGCGCTGGACACGGACTGTCCCGGGGCCTCCGCGTGCGCGACGCGCGTCACCTACGGCGCGGCGTGGATCCACCCGGCGAACCACCCCGCGCAGCACGACGACACCGGCGGGCGCGTGTTCTGGGATCGCGCGTGTGTGAATGCGCCGCCCAACTCCTACGCGGTGCTGTCGAACGGGTGGGGGCCGTACTTCACCGGCGCCAACGCCTGCGGCATCTCCTTGCGCTACACGGGCTGCGGCGGGCTCTACCAGAACCCCGTCGTCCCCACGGACTGCGCGGATCCGGGCGTCATCCACGACGGCACGCGCTACGTGGCGGCGTGCACCTCCGGCGGCGCGGCCAGCGCCTTCCCGCTGCGCGTCTCCACCGATTTGGTGACGTGGACGAGCGCGGGTTCCATCTTCCCCTCGGGCACGCGTCCGTCCTGGGCCACCGGTGACTTCTGGGCGCCCGAAATCCACCGCGTGGGCGGCCGCTTCATCGCGTACTACACGGCGCGACACTCGAGCGGGAAGCTGGCCATCGGCGCGGCCACGGCCTCGAGCGCGCTCGGTCCCTTCACCGACTTGGGCCGGCCCCTCATCCTGGACGCCGGCATGGGGATGATCGACGCGACGTTCTTCGCGGACGCCGCGGGCACGGGCTACCTGGTGTGGAAGGCGGACGGCAACGCGGTGGGCCAGCCCACGCCCATCTACGGGCAGGCGCTCTCCGCGGATGGTCTGTCGCTGGTCGGCACGCGCCGCACGCTCATCACCAACGACCTGGGCTGGGAGGGCGGCGTGGTGGAGGCGCCGTGGGTCGTCGCCCGCGGCGGTTACTACTACCTCTTCTACAGTGGTAACGCGTACTACAACAGCACCTATGCCGTGGGAGTGGCCCGCGCGACGAGCCCCCTGGGGCCGTACACCAAGGCGGGCGCGCCGATTCTGGCGACGGGGGGAGGCTGGGTGGGACCGGGCCACAACTCGGTGGTCAACGGGCCGGGCGGAGACACGTACATGGTCTACCACGCCTGGAACGCGGCCCACACCGCGCGGGTCATGCTGGTGGACGCCATCACCTGGCCCAACGGCTGGCCCGCGGTGCCGGAGGCGCCCTCGGCGGGCTCACGTCCCCAGCCGTAG
- a CDS encoding PH domain-containing protein, whose amino-acid sequence MFGKLAADALGLSDVGSVIAPADYDKVDSDDYVNHEDQEKIFFLIKSKSDEYCFTNRALIHLDGTSAASKKRMLRRFTYAANPISNVMLETAGTIDMDVEIKFRLGNRDYSIDVHKKQLEQVKDLYKALFRIAEMQHENELSLAHAKTSLDVASTTLGRGAASGAPVVESFKELNQAAFAWLTGAQQKYWVKDFGAVFERYIKA is encoded by the coding sequence ATGTTCGGGAAGCTCGCCGCGGACGCACTCGGCCTCAGTGACGTCGGCTCGGTCATCGCTCCGGCCGACTACGACAAGGTCGACTCGGACGACTATGTGAATCACGAGGACCAGGAGAAGATCTTCTTCCTCATCAAGTCCAAGTCCGACGAGTACTGCTTCACGAACAGGGCGCTCATCCACCTGGACGGCACCAGCGCCGCCAGCAAGAAGCGCATGCTGCGCCGCTTCACGTACGCCGCCAATCCCATCTCCAACGTCATGCTGGAGACGGCCGGCACCATCGACATGGACGTGGAGATCAAGTTCCGTCTGGGCAACCGGGACTACTCCATCGACGTGCACAAGAAGCAGCTGGAGCAGGTGAAGGACCTCTACAAGGCCCTGTTCCGCATCGCGGAGATGCAGCACGAGAACGAGCTGTCGCTCGCCCATGCCAAGACGAGCCTGGATGTCGCCTCCACCACGCTCGGCCGCGGCGCGGCCAGCGGCGCGCCCGTCGTCGAGTCCTTCAAGGAGCTCAACCAGGCCGCCTTCGCCTGGCTCACCGGCGCCCAGCAGAAGTACTGGGTGAAGGACTTCGGCGCAGTGTTCGAGCGCTACATCAAGGCCTGA
- the amaB gene encoding L-piperidine-6-carboxylate dehydrogenase yields the protein MLHPILDALGLGEHNPGSYLGNGEWADSRSEPLLEVFNPSNGAKLATVSSATADEYERLMHAAAQAFVAWRALPAPRRGEAIRLCGEALRRHKDALGSLVSLEMGKVKAEGDGEVQEMIDIADFAVGQSRMLYGLTMHSERPGHRMYEQWHPLGLVGIISAFNFPVAVWSWNAFIAAVCGDVSIWKPSPKTPLTSIAATRICNAALKAGGFPEVFFLLNAAGTARAERLVDDARVALVSFTGSSAVGRQVGVRVAQRLGRSLLELGGNNAIIVDATADLKLAIPAIVFGAVGTAGQRCTTTRRLIVHASILDDVLGKLASAYAQVEKRIGDPLEAGTLMGPLIDRAAVKRFEATLDQARAAGARVVSGGKALERPGHYVQPTLVTDVKPTDAWVQEETFAPILYVLPYRTLEEAIVIQNGVPQGLSSSVFTKDLQVAERFLSASGSDCGIANVNIGTSGAEIGGAFGGEKDTGGGRESGSDAWKAYMRRQTNTLNYSDALPLAQGIRFDL from the coding sequence ATGCTCCATCCCATTCTCGACGCGCTCGGCCTCGGCGAGCACAACCCCGGCAGCTACCTCGGCAACGGCGAGTGGGCGGACTCCCGCTCCGAGCCCCTGCTGGAGGTCTTCAACCCCTCCAACGGAGCGAAGCTCGCCACCGTGTCGTCGGCGACGGCGGACGAGTACGAGCGGCTGATGCACGCGGCCGCCCAGGCCTTCGTCGCGTGGAGGGCGCTGCCCGCGCCGCGCCGGGGCGAGGCCATCCGCCTGTGCGGCGAGGCGCTGCGTCGCCACAAGGACGCGCTCGGCTCGCTCGTGTCGCTGGAGATGGGCAAGGTGAAGGCGGAGGGCGACGGCGAGGTGCAGGAGATGATCGACATCGCCGACTTCGCCGTCGGCCAGTCGCGCATGCTCTACGGCCTGACGATGCACTCCGAGCGCCCCGGCCACCGCATGTACGAGCAGTGGCACCCGCTGGGCCTCGTCGGCATCATCAGCGCGTTCAACTTCCCGGTGGCCGTCTGGTCCTGGAACGCGTTCATCGCCGCGGTGTGCGGCGACGTGTCCATCTGGAAGCCCTCGCCCAAGACGCCGCTGACGTCCATCGCCGCCACGCGCATCTGCAACGCGGCGCTGAAGGCCGGCGGCTTCCCGGAGGTGTTCTTCCTGCTCAACGCCGCGGGCACCGCGCGCGCCGAGCGGCTGGTGGACGACGCGCGCGTCGCGCTGGTGAGCTTCACCGGCTCGTCCGCCGTCGGCCGCCAGGTGGGCGTGCGCGTGGCGCAGCGGCTGGGCCGCAGCCTGCTGGAGCTCGGCGGCAACAACGCCATCATCGTGGACGCCACCGCGGACCTGAAGCTGGCCATCCCCGCCATCGTCTTCGGCGCGGTGGGCACCGCGGGCCAGCGCTGCACCACCACGCGCCGGCTCATCGTCCACGCGTCCATCCTCGACGACGTGCTGGGCAAGCTCGCCAGCGCCTACGCCCAGGTGGAGAAGCGCATCGGAGACCCGCTGGAGGCCGGCACGCTGATGGGCCCGCTCATCGACCGGGCCGCGGTGAAGCGCTTCGAGGCCACGCTCGACCAGGCGCGCGCCGCGGGGGCCCGCGTGGTGAGCGGCGGCAAGGCGCTGGAGCGCCCCGGCCACTACGTGCAGCCCACGCTCGTCACCGACGTGAAGCCCACCGACGCGTGGGTCCAGGAGGAGACCTTCGCGCCCATCCTCTACGTGCTGCCCTACCGCACGCTCGAGGAGGCCATCGTCATCCAGAACGGCGTGCCCCAGGGCTTGTCCTCGTCGGTGTTCACCAAGGACTTGCAGGTCGCCGAGCGCTTCCTGTCCGCCTCCGGCTCCGACTGCGGCATCGCCAACGTCAACATCGGCACGTCCGGCGCGGAGATTGGCGGCGCCTTCGGGGGTGAAAAGGACACCGGCGGCGGCCGCGAGTCCGGCTCCGACGCGTGGAAGGCGTATATGCGGCGGCAGACCAACACGCTGAACTACTCGGACGCGCTGCCCCTGGCGCAGGGGATTCGCTTCGACCTGTGA
- a CDS encoding LysR substrate-binding domain-containing protein produces the protein MTLPTAWLPALAAFEAAARHQNFARAGQELHLTASAVSHHVRKLEGMLGVTLFQRHARGVELTVEGRQLADAASGALTDIHDVVRELSDARSERHLVRVTTMHSLAHTWLVPRLAEFNAQHPRLRVRVDSDMTLSRFDEGGPDLGIRYGMGHWPGMTTHALMPDAMFPVASPRLPGVEHILTPADIPRLPLIEDLARQTWPDWLRAADVHGAALDVRHTFSDTTNAMQAAVWGLGAALARERVCETFLADGSLLRLPGPALPTRYSYFVVYPSHRRLRTAARAFTDWLLTQPERPAPTRVATKAPTL, from the coding sequence ATGACGCTTCCCACGGCATGGCTGCCGGCCCTGGCGGCCTTCGAGGCGGCCGCGCGACACCAGAACTTCGCCCGCGCCGGCCAGGAGCTGCACCTGACGGCCAGCGCCGTCAGCCACCACGTGCGCAAGCTGGAGGGGATGCTCGGCGTCACCCTCTTCCAGCGCCATGCGCGCGGCGTGGAGCTCACCGTGGAGGGCCGCCAACTGGCCGACGCGGCCAGCGGCGCGCTGACGGACATCCATGACGTGGTGCGGGAGCTGTCGGATGCCCGCAGCGAGCGACACCTCGTCCGCGTCACCACGATGCACTCCCTGGCGCACACGTGGCTGGTGCCCCGGCTGGCGGAGTTCAACGCCCAGCACCCACGGCTGCGCGTGCGCGTCGACTCCGACATGACGCTGTCCCGTTTCGACGAGGGCGGCCCGGACCTGGGCATCCGCTATGGGATGGGCCACTGGCCCGGCATGACGACCCATGCGCTGATGCCAGACGCCATGTTCCCGGTGGCCTCCCCTCGCCTGCCCGGCGTCGAGCACATCCTCACCCCCGCGGACATCCCCCGGCTTCCGCTCATCGAGGACCTGGCGCGGCAGACGTGGCCGGACTGGCTGCGCGCCGCGGACGTCCACGGGGCCGCGCTGGACGTGCGCCACACCTTCAGCGACACGACCAACGCGATGCAGGCCGCCGTGTGGGGCCTGGGCGCGGCGCTCGCCCGGGAGCGCGTCTGCGAGACCTTCCTCGCCGACGGCAGCCTCCTGCGACTGCCCGGCCCCGCGCTGCCCACGCGCTACTCCTACTTCGTGGTGTACCCCTCCCACCGCCGACTGCGCACCGCGGCACGCGCCTTCACGGACTGGCTGCTGACCCAGCCTGAACGCCCCGCCCCGACGCGGGTCGCAACGAAGGCCCCGACGTTGTAA
- a CDS encoding DMT family transporter produces MTTPSLVRPVVPTLSGAWLTLLEMGFLGALWGSSFMFMRIAAPDFGPVPLVAVRLVLGAMVLLPLLWRARAAITPSHWPKLALVGTLNAAVPFVLFAWAAQRVPAGISAIGNSMTVLFTALVAFLFYGERIGPRRGVALVVGFAGVVVLASGKIEGASPGLGVAAAVTAAFFYGISANLVRRHMQGVPAGAVAAATLGCAALLTLPFAIASWPAQPIRSVSWFSAATLGMLCTGLGYALYYRLIQRVGASRAVTVTYLVPLFGVAWAWLLLGEPLTLSMAVAGSLILGSVALGQRQSA; encoded by the coding sequence ATGACCACCCCTTCGCTTGTTCGTCCCGTCGTCCCGACGCTGTCCGGTGCCTGGCTGACCCTCCTGGAGATGGGTTTCCTGGGGGCGCTCTGGGGCTCGTCCTTCATGTTCATGCGCATCGCGGCGCCGGACTTCGGGCCCGTGCCGCTCGTCGCGGTGCGACTGGTGCTGGGCGCGATGGTGCTCCTGCCCTTGTTGTGGCGCGCCCGCGCGGCCATCACCCCATCGCACTGGCCCAAGCTGGCGCTGGTGGGGACGCTCAACGCGGCGGTGCCCTTCGTGCTCTTCGCCTGGGCGGCGCAGCGTGTGCCCGCGGGCATCAGCGCCATCGGCAACAGCATGACGGTGCTCTTCACCGCGCTGGTGGCCTTCCTCTTCTACGGCGAGCGCATCGGCCCGCGCCGTGGGGTGGCGCTCGTGGTGGGCTTCGCGGGCGTGGTGGTGCTCGCCAGCGGGAAGATCGAGGGCGCAAGCCCCGGCCTGGGCGTGGCCGCCGCGGTGACGGCCGCGTTCTTCTACGGCATCTCCGCGAACCTGGTGCGCAGGCACATGCAAGGGGTGCCCGCGGGCGCCGTCGCGGCGGCCACGCTGGGGTGCGCGGCGCTCCTGACGCTGCCCTTCGCCATCGCGAGCTGGCCGGCGCAGCCCATCCGGAGCGTGTCCTGGTTCTCGGCCGCGACGCTCGGGATGCTCTGCACCGGGCTGGGCTACGCGCTGTACTACCGGCTCATCCAGCGCGTCGGCGCGTCCCGTGCCGTCACCGTCACGTACCTGGTGCCCCTGTTCGGCGTGGCCTGGGCGTGGCTGCTGCTCGGCGAGCCCCTGACGCTGTCCATGGCCGTCGCCGGCTCGCTCATCCTGGGCAGCGTCGCCTTGGGCCAGCGGCAGTCCGCGTGA
- a CDS encoding class I SAM-dependent methyltransferase → MSRLPDALPSPRRFHDEPLILILRHLKAGLAQAGRVRIEVPDPDLGAGRYPGERVGPEEGLVHRPLRHWCDLAEGLGCRLLTPRVVEATHVALTFEALGAEASWHAGSARPEVEVPAEERYGADSAFARVRKLEDAGFLLPWLEALGRVRLPAVARVLDLGVNRGDELDAFSWLETVPDVSFVGVDHSATAIAQARARFPDSRHAFHVADLNALPAALGRFHLVVSVGTLQSPGVDDHALLRTLVQEHLESESTLVLGFPNSRFRDGEVVYGARVRNLRESDLSLLVKDLSFYRRYLHQHGFRTFLGGKYDLLLTAVRGGAQSSD, encoded by the coding sequence ATGTCCCGCCTCCCCGACGCCTTGCCCTCGCCGCGCCGCTTCCACGACGAGCCGCTCATCCTCATCCTCCGCCACCTGAAGGCGGGGCTCGCGCAGGCGGGCCGGGTGCGCATCGAGGTGCCGGACCCGGACCTGGGCGCCGGGCGTTATCCGGGCGAGCGGGTGGGCCCGGAGGAGGGCCTGGTGCACCGTCCCCTGCGCCACTGGTGTGACCTGGCGGAGGGGCTGGGCTGCCGGCTGCTCACGCCGCGCGTCGTGGAGGCCACGCATGTGGCGCTGACCTTCGAGGCCTTGGGGGCCGAGGCGTCCTGGCACGCGGGGAGCGCGAGGCCGGAGGTGGAGGTGCCCGCGGAGGAGCGGTATGGGGCGGACTCCGCCTTCGCGCGCGTGCGCAAGCTGGAGGACGCGGGCTTTCTGTTGCCGTGGTTGGAGGCGCTGGGGCGCGTGCGGTTGCCCGCGGTCGCGAGGGTGCTGGACCTGGGCGTCAACCGTGGGGACGAACTGGACGCGTTCTCCTGGTTGGAGACGGTGCCTGACGTCTCCTTCGTGGGCGTGGACCACAGCGCCACCGCGATTGCCCAGGCGCGCGCCCGCTTCCCCGACTCGCGTCATGCCTTCCATGTGGCGGACCTCAACGCGCTGCCCGCCGCGCTGGGGCGCTTCCACCTGGTGGTGTCGGTGGGCACGTTGCAGAGCCCCGGTGTGGATGACCACGCGTTGTTGCGGACGCTGGTGCAGGAGCATCTGGAGTCCGAATCGACGCTCGTGCTCGGCTTCCCCAACTCGCGCTTCCGCGACGGCGAGGTCGTCTACGGTGCCCGCGTGCGCAACCTGCGCGAGTCGGACCTGTCGCTGCTCGTGAAGGACTTGTCGTTCTACCGCCGCTACCTGCACCAGCACGGCTTCCGCACGTTCCTCGGTGGGAAGTACGACCTGCTGCTCACGGCGGTGCGCGGTGGGGCTCAGTCCTCCGACTGA
- a CDS encoding RNase H family protein, translating into MKSHATVVFADGACSGNPGPGGWGVIIATPDGQVTELGGHERETTNNRMEMTAVGMALRHLEATPGPLRIHTDSTYVIQGITKWAFGWSKRGWKTAEGKEVANTPYWKRLMALLAQRKQTHSGEAAAVEWHYVRGHVGVPGNERVDEIAVGYSRGKGVRLYSGALSTYEVDVHDIPEDTSLPEEKPRQPAVKAHSYLSQVGRSVKRHATWAACERRVKGVSDARFKKTKSPEDEAQVLADWGVQPGDVQSED; encoded by the coding sequence ATGAAGAGCCACGCCACGGTCGTCTTCGCCGACGGAGCCTGCTCCGGCAATCCGGGCCCCGGGGGCTGGGGCGTCATCATCGCCACGCCGGACGGACAGGTGACGGAGCTGGGTGGCCACGAGCGCGAGACGACCAACAACCGGATGGAGATGACCGCCGTGGGCATGGCGCTGCGCCACCTGGAGGCCACGCCCGGCCCGCTGCGCATCCACACCGACTCCACCTATGTGATTCAGGGCATCACCAAGTGGGCGTTCGGCTGGAGCAAGCGCGGCTGGAAGACGGCCGAGGGCAAGGAGGTCGCCAACACGCCCTATTGGAAGCGGCTGATGGCGCTGCTCGCCCAACGCAAGCAGACCCACTCCGGCGAGGCCGCCGCGGTCGAGTGGCACTACGTGCGCGGACACGTGGGGGTGCCCGGCAACGAGCGGGTGGATGAAATCGCCGTGGGCTATTCGCGCGGCAAGGGCGTGCGGCTCTACTCGGGCGCGCTGTCCACGTACGAGGTGGACGTCCACGACATCCCCGAGGACACCTCGCTCCCGGAGGAGAAGCCTCGTCAGCCCGCGGTCAAGGCGCACTCGTACCTGAGCCAGGTGGGCCGCAGCGTGAAGCGCCACGCCACGTGGGCCGCGTGCGAGCGCCGCGTCAAGGGCGTCTCCGACGCGCGCTTCAAGAAGACCAAGAGCCCCGAGGACGAGGCCCAGGTGCTCGCGGACTGGGGCGTCCAACCCGGCGACGTTCAGTCGGAGGACTGA